Part of the Deltaproteobacteria bacterium genome is shown below.
GTACCTCGCCCGCCTGCACAACCTGGCCGGCGACCGACCGCTCGTGCTGAGCGAGCTCAGCCTCGAGAGCCTGCGCAACGGCGAGCACACGCAGGCGCGCGTGCTCGACTGGCAGGTGCGCGCGGTCTTCGCCTCGGGTGCGGCGGGCACGTTCGTCTTCGCCTGGACCGACGAGCGGTACCGGGCGGGCGAGTACGTGGACGACTGGAGGTTCGGCCTGACGGGCGGGCGCCGCGAACCGAAGCCGGCGCTCGGCGCCGTCCGGACCCCTACGCCGAGGCGCCCTTCCCGGCCTCCCGGCGCTGGCCGCGCGTCTCGGTCGTCGTCTGCACGTACAACGGCGCCCGGACCATCCGCGACTGCCTCGACGGTCTCGTCGACCTGGACTACCCGGACTTCGAGGTCATCGTCACACGTATCGGGTACCGTTCGACGTGGCGCTGCGCCGACGCGCGCTCGAGCGGGTAGCGCTCGGGCGCCCGCGCCGGCTCCCCGCCGACGTGCCCGCCCCTCCGATACGGATCGAGCGGAACGTCTGGATCGGCTTCGAGGCATGCGTGCACCCCGGCGTGAGCATCGGGGAGGACGCGGTCGTCGGGGCGCGGTCGGTCGTGACCGAGGATGTCCCGCCCGGCGCGGTCGTCGCGGGCAACCCCGCCCGGGTGGTTCGCTACCGAGCGTCCGCGTAGGTCCCGGCGCCGCCATCCGCGCGCGGCCGCAGCCGCGCGCGGACTCGGGCGTCAGGATGTGGCCGTCAGGGAACGGT
Proteins encoded:
- a CDS encoding glycosyltransferase, producing MCGPSGAPLLRARQRGPGADRALARAAADRAVSRASLPDREGGGSGRPRHVRELPDHRLPAAAVPRPRLLQRLSRVARPFRGVPRPPAQPGRRPTARAERAQPREPAQRRAHAGARARLAGARGLRLGCGGHVRLRLDRRAVPGGRVRGRLEVRPDGRAPRTEAGARRRPDPYAEAPFPASRRWPRVSVVVCTYNGARTIRDCLDGLVDLDYPDFEVIVTRIGYRSTWRCADARSSG